One genomic window of Myxococcales bacterium includes the following:
- the rpsB gene encoding 30S ribosomal protein S2, translating to MNAQGVPQLRVDFPLPLKSLLDAGVHFGHQTKRWNPKMRPFIYGARNGIHIVDLDQTARLFARAFHFVQETVARGGHLLFIGTKRQAQEIVQEEALRSGSFFVVNRWLGGTLTNFRTIKGGLERMRQLERMKEDGTYLQLPKKEVSRLEKERDRLEKYLGGLKNMGGLPAAVFIIDPAMETIAVQEAKKLNIPIIAITDTNCDPDLVDYVIPGNDDAIRSIRLITQRIADAVVEGTQRRKEQPSRGDEGGHRGGPQAEVFRGRRGPAADAAPPADAPTN from the coding sequence ATGAACGCTCAGGGCGTCCCGCAGCTCCGCGTGGACTTCCCGCTCCCCCTCAAGTCCCTCCTCGACGCCGGCGTGCACTTCGGTCACCAGACCAAGCGCTGGAACCCGAAGATGCGCCCGTTCATCTACGGCGCGCGCAACGGCATCCACATCGTCGACCTCGACCAGACCGCTCGCCTCTTCGCGCGCGCGTTCCACTTCGTCCAGGAGACCGTGGCCCGCGGCGGGCACCTGCTCTTCATCGGCACGAAGCGCCAGGCCCAGGAGATCGTCCAGGAGGAGGCCCTCCGCTCGGGCTCGTTCTTCGTGGTCAACCGCTGGCTCGGCGGCACGCTCACGAACTTCCGCACCATCAAGGGCGGCCTCGAGCGCATGCGCCAGCTCGAGCGGATGAAGGAGGACGGCACCTACCTCCAGCTCCCGAAGAAGGAGGTCTCGCGCCTCGAGAAGGAGCGCGATCGCCTCGAGAAGTACCTCGGCGGCCTGAAGAACATGGGCGGCCTCCCGGCGGCGGTGTTCATCATCGACCCGGCGATGGAGACCATCGCGGTGCAAGAGGCGAAGAAGCTCAACATCCCGATCATCGCCATCACCGACACGAACTGCGATCCGGACCTGGTCGACTACGTGATCCCGGGCAACGACGACGCGATCCGCTCCATCCGCCTCATCACCCAGCGCATCGCCGACGCCGTCGTCGAGGGCACGCAGCGCCGCAAGGAGCAGCCGTCCCGCGGTGACGAGGGCGGCCACCGTGGCGGCCCGCAGGCCGAGGTGTTCCGCGGCCGCCGTGGCCCCGCGGCCGACGCCGCCCCGCCGGCTGACGCGCCGACCAACTGA
- the recR gene encoding recombination protein RecR: MLPPKLRRVISLFARLPGVGEKTASRYVLFLLSQAPDVARELGAELAALPDRVGPCEACGNLAETPDEGPRMCAICTDSRRDPTLLCVVGRVHDLFAIERTGTMRGRYFVLGRLLSPLEGVGPDELPMPRLVQRIATDGVREIIVATPLSVDGEATALFLKRELEPLGVTLSRIASGVPHGGDLEYADPITMGRALSGRQRL, encoded by the coding sequence ATGCTCCCGCCGAAGCTCCGCCGGGTGATCTCGCTCTTCGCCCGGCTCCCGGGCGTGGGCGAGAAGACCGCCAGCCGCTACGTGCTCTTTCTGCTCTCGCAGGCGCCCGACGTGGCGCGTGAGCTGGGCGCCGAGCTCGCCGCCCTTCCGGACCGCGTGGGACCCTGTGAGGCGTGCGGCAACCTGGCCGAGACCCCGGACGAGGGGCCGCGAATGTGTGCGATCTGCACCGATTCACGGCGCGACCCGACGCTCCTGTGCGTGGTCGGGCGCGTGCACGATCTTTTCGCGATCGAGCGCACGGGCACCATGCGCGGCCGCTATTTCGTGCTCGGGCGGCTGCTCTCTCCGCTCGAGGGGGTCGGCCCCGACGAGCTGCCCATGCCGAGGCTCGTGCAGCGCATCGCGACCGACGGCGTTCGCGAGATCATCGTGGCGACGCCGCTCAGCGTCGACGGCGAGGCCACGGCGCTTTTCCTGAAGCGCGAGCTCGAGCCGCTCGGCGTGACCCTCTCGCGCATCGCGAGCGGTGTGCCGCACGGCGGCGATCTCGAGTACGCCGACCCCATCACGATGGGGCGCGCCCTCTCCGGACGCCAGCGCCTCTGA
- the dnaX gene encoding DNA polymerase III subunit gamma/tau, with amino-acid sequence MSYLVLARKYRPQSFDDLVGQAHVAKTLASAIALDRVAHAFLFTGVRGVGKTTSARLLAKCLNCLGADGLAKGPTASPCQVCSACQEIAKGVDMDVQEIDAASYNGVDEVRRLQEGMGFRPARDRYKIYIVDEVHMLSNAAWNAFLKTLEEPPPHVKFIFATTEVHKVPVTILSRCQRYDFKLIPTSVVHERLAAVLSQEGISAEPAALTVLAREAAGSMRDAMSLLDQVLAYGGESLTRETVTRVLGVASREVLHELARALVAGTEGGPLLDVVDRVSEQGFDLVHFARDFLRHLRDLVVAKANEGATDGAWTRLLDLADDERADVIALAASTTQDDLVRLYQGFSRSFDDIGRSAHPRAALEVALVRLGRRPALLPLDELLARLGELERRLTSGAPGPGPGPGGGSGGGGGGGGARPKAAPRFDPTAALDSHGGAPPGRGPRASADDEPRGEPDRRPPAEARAERGDDDDDPGRGAPTSHAPSAVAPAPAPARAPKAPPRAAAARSAIDDTFAAFATSAAEHRREREAESARPAAARAPTAPTTSAAPRKPRPRAPEVDFGAFVPEHTTAAGDDGSIPPPPLSEVLPKARAVRPAEALVATVRQFVALVRAQNPGLAAHLEHGGPLEASATRLALAYERDAFSAVSVSQPEHQAVILAAARAVLGDEVAWVIDTTTPAEALPMSLAGLDAEARRAALERAREAVATHPLVRKAIELFDAELRDVRLPHVAD; translated from the coding sequence GTGAGCTACCTCGTCCTGGCGCGAAAGTACCGGCCGCAGTCGTTCGACGATCTCGTCGGCCAGGCCCACGTCGCGAAGACCCTCGCGAGCGCCATCGCGCTCGATCGAGTGGCCCACGCGTTCCTCTTCACCGGCGTCCGCGGGGTCGGGAAGACCACGAGCGCGCGGCTGCTCGCCAAGTGCCTGAACTGCCTCGGCGCCGACGGCCTGGCGAAGGGCCCCACCGCCTCGCCATGTCAGGTGTGCTCCGCGTGCCAGGAGATCGCGAAGGGCGTCGACATGGACGTCCAAGAGATCGACGCCGCGAGCTACAACGGCGTCGACGAGGTGCGCCGCCTGCAGGAGGGCATGGGCTTCCGGCCGGCGCGCGATCGCTACAAAATCTACATCGTCGACGAGGTCCACATGCTCTCGAACGCGGCCTGGAACGCGTTCCTGAAGACCCTCGAAGAGCCGCCGCCCCACGTGAAGTTCATCTTCGCGACGACCGAGGTCCACAAGGTCCCGGTCACCATCCTCTCGCGCTGCCAGCGCTACGACTTCAAGCTCATCCCCACGTCGGTCGTGCACGAGCGCCTCGCCGCCGTGCTCTCGCAGGAGGGCATCTCCGCCGAGCCCGCGGCCCTCACCGTGCTCGCGCGAGAGGCCGCCGGCTCCATGCGCGACGCGATGAGCCTCCTCGACCAGGTGCTCGCCTACGGGGGCGAGAGCCTCACCCGCGAGACCGTCACGCGGGTGCTCGGCGTGGCCTCGCGGGAGGTGCTCCACGAGCTCGCCCGGGCCCTCGTCGCCGGCACCGAGGGCGGGCCGCTCCTCGACGTCGTCGACCGCGTCTCCGAGCAGGGCTTCGATCTCGTGCACTTTGCACGCGACTTTCTCCGCCACCTGCGCGATCTCGTGGTCGCCAAGGCAAACGAGGGCGCGACCGACGGCGCGTGGACGCGCCTCCTCGACCTCGCCGACGACGAGCGCGCCGACGTGATCGCGCTGGCGGCCAGCACGACCCAAGACGACCTCGTGCGGCTCTACCAGGGGTTCTCGCGCAGCTTCGACGACATCGGGCGGAGCGCGCACCCCCGCGCGGCGCTCGAGGTGGCGCTCGTGCGCCTCGGCCGGAGGCCGGCCCTGCTTCCCCTCGACGAGCTCCTCGCGCGCCTCGGTGAGCTGGAGCGCCGGCTCACGAGCGGGGCGCCCGGGCCGGGCCCGGGTCCAGGCGGTGGGAGCGGCGGAGGTGGAGGCGGCGGCGGCGCGCGCCCCAAGGCGGCGCCTCGCTTCGACCCGACCGCCGCGCTCGACTCGCACGGCGGGGCCCCACCGGGCCGCGGCCCGCGCGCCTCCGCCGACGACGAGCCGCGCGGCGAGCCGGACCGCAGGCCGCCCGCCGAGGCCCGCGCCGAGCGCGGCGACGACGACGACGACCCCGGGCGGGGCGCGCCCACGAGCCACGCGCCAAGCGCCGTCGCGCCCGCGCCGGCGCCTGCGCGCGCACCGAAGGCGCCCCCACGCGCGGCTGCGGCCCGGTCGGCCATCGACGACACGTTCGCCGCGTTCGCCACGAGCGCCGCGGAGCACCGCCGCGAGCGCGAAGCGGAGAGCGCGAGGCCCGCCGCGGCGCGCGCGCCGACGGCGCCCACGACGAGCGCGGCGCCCCGCAAGCCACGCCCGCGCGCTCCCGAGGTCGACTTCGGCGCCTTCGTGCCCGAGCACACGACCGCCGCTGGCGATGACGGGTCGATCCCCCCGCCGCCGCTGTCCGAAGTGCTCCCCAAGGCCCGGGCCGTGCGCCCGGCCGAGGCGCTCGTGGCGACCGTGCGCCAGTTCGTGGCGCTCGTGCGCGCGCAGAACCCGGGCCTCGCGGCCCACCTCGAGCACGGCGGGCCGCTCGAGGCGAGCGCGACGCGGCTCGCCCTCGCGTACGAGCGCGACGCGTTCTCGGCGGTGTCGGTCTCGCAGCCCGAGCACCAGGCCGTGATCCTCGCCGCGGCGCGCGCGGTCCTGGGCGACGAGGTCGCGTGGGTGATCGACACGACCACGCCCGCCGAGGCCCTCCCGATGTCACTCGCGGGGCTCGACGCCGAGGCCCGCCGCGCGGCCCTCGAGCGCGCGCGCGAGGCGGTCGCGACCCACCCCCTCGTGCGCAAGGCGATCGAGCTCTTCGACGCCGAGCTCCGCGACGTGCGCCTCCCGCACGTCGCCGACTGA
- the tsf gene encoding translation elongation factor Ts: MAEITAKLVKELRDRTQAGMSTCKEALVEASGDIEKAIEILQKKREIKSANVAGKVATEGEVRALVANDRSQGTVVEVNCQTDFVSRGDDFQAFLGLAVKAAAETPAGAALPEALEQKRKDISGGTGENIVVRRWASLKAVGAGGAVISYTHMGGKIGVLLSGEAPTAEAAKDPGFLEFLDNCAMQIAAMSPSVVDRAQVPEAEIAKQKDIFAGQLKEEGKPEAAWPKIIEGKVAKWFTEITLLGQDNVWAPGEGSIDKLRGELGKKLGGDVKLHGFVRYGVGDGIEKKVDDLAAEVAKMTGG; encoded by the coding sequence ATGGCTGAGATTACCGCCAAGCTCGTGAAAGAACTCCGCGACCGCACGCAGGCCGGCATGAGCACGTGCAAAGAGGCCCTCGTCGAGGCGAGCGGCGACATCGAGAAGGCCATCGAGATCTTGCAGAAGAAGCGCGAGATCAAGAGCGCGAACGTGGCCGGCAAGGTCGCGACAGAGGGTGAGGTCCGCGCGCTCGTCGCCAACGATCGCAGCCAGGGCACCGTCGTCGAGGTCAACTGCCAGACCGACTTCGTGTCGCGCGGCGACGACTTCCAGGCGTTCCTCGGGCTCGCCGTGAAGGCGGCCGCCGAGACCCCCGCGGGCGCGGCGCTCCCCGAGGCCCTCGAGCAGAAGCGCAAGGACATCTCGGGCGGCACGGGCGAGAACATCGTCGTGCGGCGCTGGGCGAGCCTCAAGGCCGTTGGCGCGGGCGGCGCGGTGATCTCGTACACCCACATGGGCGGCAAGATCGGCGTGCTCCTCTCGGGCGAGGCGCCCACCGCCGAGGCCGCGAAGGACCCCGGCTTCCTCGAGTTCCTCGACAACTGCGCCATGCAGATCGCGGCGATGTCGCCGAGCGTGGTCGACCGCGCCCAGGTGCCCGAGGCCGAGATCGCGAAGCAGAAGGACATCTTCGCCGGCCAGCTCAAGGAAGAGGGCAAGCCCGAGGCCGCTTGGCCGAAGATCATCGAGGGCAAGGTGGCCAAGTGGTTCACCGAGATCACCCTGCTCGGTCAGGACAACGTCTGGGCGCCGGGCGAGGGCAGCATCGACAAGCTCCGCGGCGAGCTCGGCAAGAAGCTCGGCGGCGACGTGAAGCTGCACGGCTTCGTGCGCTACGGCGTCGGCGACGGCATCGAGAAGAAGGTCGACGATCTCGCGGCCGAGGTCGCGAAGATGACCGGCGGCTGA
- a CDS encoding electron transfer flavoprotein subunit beta/FixA family protein: MKILVPLKRVADPDNANKVKVNAGKLVTTGLEWKPNPFDEYAVETALRLTENGTSPKARQGEVVVVTFGPKECDTTLRAMLGTGADRAIRIDTGDEALDGDVVARALKALVEKEKPDLVLCGKQAVDGDSSQVPQQLAEYLGWPQATFAGSIKSEGDKALLVGREVDGGTIKLRVELPAVVSVDLRIVAPKSVQSVHTPAAHAYPDGVRFAALMAIMAAKKKPLAEMKLSDLTADTALKIQYLDHELPPARKAGVKVKDVGELVTKLKTEAKVV; the protein is encoded by the coding sequence TTGAAGATTCTCGTTCCGCTCAAGCGAGTCGCCGACCCCGACAACGCGAACAAAGTGAAGGTCAACGCCGGGAAGCTGGTCACCACCGGGCTCGAGTGGAAGCCGAACCCGTTCGACGAGTACGCCGTCGAGACCGCGCTCCGCCTCACCGAGAACGGCACGAGCCCCAAGGCCCGCCAGGGCGAGGTGGTCGTGGTCACGTTCGGCCCGAAGGAGTGCGACACGACGCTCCGCGCGATGCTCGGCACCGGCGCCGACCGCGCCATCCGCATCGACACCGGCGACGAGGCCCTCGACGGCGACGTCGTGGCCCGCGCGCTGAAGGCGCTGGTCGAGAAGGAGAAGCCCGACCTCGTGCTCTGCGGCAAGCAGGCCGTCGACGGCGACTCGAGCCAGGTGCCGCAGCAGCTCGCTGAGTACCTCGGGTGGCCCCAGGCCACGTTCGCGGGCTCCATCAAGAGCGAGGGCGACAAGGCGCTCCTCGTCGGCCGCGAGGTCGACGGCGGCACCATCAAGCTCCGCGTCGAGCTGCCGGCCGTGGTCTCGGTCGACCTTCGCATCGTCGCCCCGAAGAGCGTGCAGTCGGTCCACACCCCGGCCGCCCACGCGTACCCCGACGGCGTCCGCTTCGCGGCGCTCATGGCCATCATGGCGGCGAAGAAGAAGCCGCTCGCGGAGATGAAGCTCTCCGACCTCACCGCCGACACCGCGCTGAAGATCCAGTACCTCGACCACGAGCTGCCTCCTGCACGGAAGGCGGGCGTCAAGGTCAAGGACGTCGGAGAGCTCGTCACCAAGCTGAAGACCGAGGCGAAGGTCGTCTGA
- a CDS encoding OmpA family protein, protein MNPGKSLVAVLMLAGAIGCEAAPPADDPTKVALDGTCSCTCQVHPGGSPPTWNNEFTGQPDERACSYACNKFERSQDNATCTVAFTRRTERMLSNAPPPDADFDGLPDSQDKCPREVGPESNGGCPETPPPPPPPDPNADTDHDGVVDSADRCPRQPETKNGYQDDDGCPDEVPLAVQQFAGTIDGIVFVPGSADIDPKSFVVLNKAADVFRKFPDVRVEISGHTDNVGNEAMNTNLSRRRAESVKAWFVKNGVVPTRLVAVGHGPTKPIADNKTKDGKAKNRRVEFKLVQ, encoded by the coding sequence GTGAACCCAGGGAAATCGCTCGTCGCTGTTCTGATGCTGGCCGGGGCCATAGGTTGTGAGGCCGCTCCCCCGGCGGACGACCCGACGAAGGTCGCTCTCGACGGGACTTGCTCGTGCACCTGCCAGGTTCACCCCGGGGGCAGCCCTCCGACCTGGAACAACGAGTTCACCGGCCAGCCGGACGAGCGCGCGTGCAGCTACGCATGCAACAAGTTCGAGCGCTCGCAGGACAACGCGACCTGCACGGTCGCGTTCACGCGCCGCACCGAGCGCATGCTCTCGAACGCGCCGCCGCCCGACGCCGACTTCGACGGACTGCCCGACAGCCAAGACAAGTGCCCCCGCGAGGTAGGGCCCGAGTCCAACGGGGGCTGTCCCGAGACGCCGCCTCCTCCGCCGCCGCCGGACCCCAACGCGGACACGGACCACGACGGCGTCGTCGACAGCGCCGACCGCTGCCCGCGGCAGCCCGAGACCAAGAACGGCTACCAAGACGACGACGGCTGCCCCGACGAGGTCCCCCTCGCCGTGCAGCAGTTCGCCGGCACGATCGACGGCATCGTGTTCGTCCCCGGCTCCGCGGACATCGATCCCAAGTCGTTCGTCGTGCTGAACAAAGCCGCGGATGTGTTCAGGAAATTTCCCGACGTTCGCGTGGAGATCTCCGGTCACACGGACAACGTAGGCAACGAGGCGATGAACACCAACCTCTCGCGTCGCCGGGCCGAGTCCGTGAAGGCGTGGTTCGTCAAGAACGGCGTCGTGCCGACCCGCCTCGTCGCCGTCGGGCACGGCCCGACGAAGCCGATCGCGGACAACAAGACCAAAGACGGCAAGGCGAAGAATCGCCGCGTCGAGTTCAAGCTCGTCCAGTAG
- a CDS encoding RidA family protein, which translates to MEAIATTSAPGAIGPYSQAVRAGDLVFLSGQIPLDPATGQLVSGTIAEETERVMANLEAVLAAAGLTFANVVRTTIFLSSMDHFAEVNAVYGKRFSGVMPARATVAVSGLPRGARVEIDAIARG; encoded by the coding sequence ATGGAAGCCATCGCCACGACGAGCGCCCCTGGCGCGATTGGTCCGTATTCGCAGGCCGTGCGCGCGGGGGATCTCGTGTTCCTCAGCGGCCAGATCCCCCTCGACCCCGCGACCGGGCAGCTCGTCTCGGGCACCATCGCCGAGGAGACCGAGCGCGTGATGGCGAACCTCGAGGCCGTGCTCGCCGCCGCCGGCCTCACGTTCGCGAACGTGGTCCGCACGACGATCTTCCTCTCGTCGATGGACCACTTCGCCGAGGTCAACGCCGTGTACGGCAAGCGCTTCAGCGGCGTCATGCCGGCCCGCGCGACGGTCGCCGTGAGCGGGCTCCCGAGGGGCGCGCGCGTGGAGATCGACGCCATCGCGCGAGGGTGA
- a CDS encoding electron transfer flavoprotein subunit alpha/FixB family protein, whose protein sequence is MSNVLVVAELADGKVRKSTHSAINFARQATSGGGSFSLLLLGPGAKGAAAEMAAFGAAKILVGDDAALADGVCERVAPTIAATAAAGGFDVVVMTASSFGKDVAPRVAAKLSAGYASDISAVKVDGGKLTYRRPVFAGNAYANCQLTTKVQVVSVRQSEFSAAEASGGASPVEDVAVTAPDASAGKLQYLGIDAAKSERPDLGEARVIVAGGRALKEKFADVLDPLANQLGAAIGASRAACDAGYAPAELQVGQTGRVVAPALYLAIGISGAIQHLAGMKGSKTIVAINKDPEAPIFQVADYGLVQDLFGAVPALVDELKAQS, encoded by the coding sequence ATGAGCAACGTTCTCGTCGTCGCCGAGCTCGCCGACGGCAAGGTCCGCAAGTCCACCCATTCCGCCATCAACTTCGCCCGTCAGGCCACGAGCGGCGGCGGCTCCTTTTCCCTGCTGCTCCTCGGCCCCGGCGCCAAGGGCGCCGCGGCGGAGATGGCCGCCTTCGGCGCGGCCAAGATCCTCGTCGGCGACGACGCGGCCCTCGCGGACGGCGTCTGCGAGCGCGTCGCGCCGACCATCGCGGCGACGGCCGCCGCGGGCGGCTTCGACGTCGTCGTCATGACGGCCAGCTCCTTCGGCAAAGACGTCGCCCCACGCGTCGCGGCGAAGCTGTCGGCCGGGTACGCGTCCGACATCTCGGCCGTGAAGGTCGACGGCGGCAAGCTCACCTACCGCCGGCCGGTGTTCGCGGGCAACGCCTACGCGAACTGCCAGCTCACGACCAAGGTGCAGGTCGTCAGCGTGCGCCAGAGCGAGTTCTCCGCGGCCGAGGCGTCGGGCGGCGCGAGCCCCGTCGAGGACGTCGCCGTCACCGCGCCGGACGCGTCCGCGGGCAAGCTCCAGTACCTCGGCATCGACGCCGCCAAGAGCGAGCGCCCCGACCTCGGCGAGGCGCGCGTCATCGTGGCCGGCGGCCGCGCGCTGAAGGAGAAGTTCGCAGACGTGCTCGATCCCCTCGCCAACCAGCTCGGCGCTGCGATTGGCGCCAGCCGGGCCGCCTGCGACGCGGGCTACGCTCCCGCCGAGCTCCAGGTCGGCCAGACCGGGCGCGTGGTGGCGCCTGCCCTCTACCTGGCGATCGGGATCTCCGGCGCCATCCAGCACCTCGCTGGCATGAAGGGCTCGAAGACCATCGTCGCCATCAACAAGGACCCCGAGGCCCCCATCTTCCAGGTGGCGGACTACGGCCTCGTGCAAGACCTGTTCGGGGCCGTGCCTGCGCTCGTCGACGAGCTCAAGGCGCAGTCCTGA
- the nadB gene encoding L-aspartate oxidase: MALTCDFLVIGSGIAGLSFALEASELGDVTIVTKRAADDSNTKWAQGGIAAVLAPGDTFEAHIQDTLVAGAGLSHERVVELCVKGGPDRIRMLDRLGTRFDRAGVHGAPAAPSGEGAKAGATAEGSEPEYDLHLEGGHSARRIAHAGDMTGREIERALLEAVRKNPRVRVLEETMAVDLITLAKFGGPEVCAGAYVLDVAAGKVLTLIARHTVLASGGAGKVYLYTSNPDVATGDGVAMAYRAGALLANMEFFQFHPTCLFHPRAKSFLISEALRGEGAVLRRLDGTPFMREYDERLELAPRDIVARAIDHEMKRSGADHVWLDITHKPADFVRERFPGIHAECLKFGIDIAKEPIPVVPAAHYMCGGVSTDLEGRTTIPGLWALGECAHTGLHGANRLASNSLLEGVVFAHRAVRALAEERAGATPLRPFPEVPDWDVGQAGTSDEAVIITQNWDELRRFMWNYVGIVRSDRRLRRAARRIALLQEEITEYYWQYFVTRDLLELRNIATVAQLIVGCAQVRKESRGLHFTTDHPAADPRLARTVIKRGVPAQLSGLAPTVR, from the coding sequence ATGGCCCTCACGTGCGACTTCTTGGTCATCGGCAGCGGCATCGCGGGGCTCTCGTTCGCCCTCGAGGCGTCGGAGCTCGGCGACGTGACCATCGTCACGAAGCGCGCGGCGGACGACTCCAACACGAAGTGGGCCCAGGGTGGCATCGCCGCGGTGCTCGCGCCGGGCGACACCTTCGAGGCGCACATCCAGGACACGCTCGTAGCCGGCGCGGGCCTCTCGCACGAGCGCGTCGTCGAGCTCTGCGTGAAGGGGGGCCCCGACCGCATCCGCATGCTCGATCGGCTCGGCACGCGCTTCGATCGGGCAGGGGTCCATGGCGCCCCCGCCGCCCCCTCCGGGGAGGGTGCGAAGGCCGGCGCGACCGCGGAGGGGAGCGAGCCCGAGTACGACCTGCACCTCGAGGGTGGGCACTCGGCTCGCCGGATCGCGCACGCGGGGGACATGACGGGCCGCGAGATCGAGCGCGCGCTGCTCGAGGCCGTGCGCAAGAACCCTCGGGTGCGGGTGCTCGAGGAGACCATGGCGGTCGACCTCATCACGCTCGCGAAGTTCGGCGGCCCCGAAGTGTGCGCCGGCGCCTACGTCCTCGACGTCGCGGCGGGCAAGGTGCTCACGCTGATCGCGCGCCACACCGTGTTGGCCTCCGGGGGCGCCGGCAAGGTCTACCTCTACACGTCCAACCCCGACGTGGCCACGGGCGACGGCGTGGCCATGGCCTACCGCGCGGGCGCGCTGCTGGCGAACATGGAGTTTTTCCAGTTCCACCCCACCTGCCTGTTCCACCCGCGGGCCAAGAGCTTCCTCATCAGCGAGGCGCTGCGCGGCGAGGGCGCGGTGCTGCGCAGGCTCGACGGAACGCCCTTCATGCGCGAGTACGACGAGCGCCTCGAGCTCGCCCCGCGCGACATCGTCGCCCGCGCGATCGACCACGAAATGAAGCGCTCCGGCGCCGACCACGTCTGGCTCGACATCACCCACAAGCCGGCCGACTTCGTGCGCGAGCGGTTCCCCGGGATCCACGCCGAGTGCCTCAAGTTCGGCATCGACATCGCGAAGGAACCCATCCCGGTGGTGCCTGCTGCACACTACATGTGCGGCGGGGTCTCTACCGATCTGGAGGGGCGCACCACGATCCCGGGCCTCTGGGCGCTCGGCGAGTGTGCGCACACGGGGCTCCACGGCGCCAACCGCCTCGCCTCGAACTCGCTGCTCGAGGGGGTCGTGTTCGCCCACCGAGCCGTCCGCGCGCTCGCGGAGGAGCGGGCGGGGGCCACGCCGCTCCGGCCGTTCCCCGAGGTGCCCGACTGGGACGTGGGACAGGCCGGCACGAGCGACGAGGCCGTCATCATCACGCAGAACTGGGACGAGCTGCGCCGCTTCATGTGGAACTACGTGGGCATCGTGCGCAGCGATCGACGCCTGCGCCGCGCGGCCCGCCGCATCGCCCTCCTCCAAGAGGAAATCACCGAGTACTACTGGCAGTATTTCGTCACGCGCGACCTCCTCGAGCTGCGCAACATCGCGACCGTGGCGCAGCTCATCGTCGGCTGTGCCCAGGTCCGCAAGGAGAGCCGGGGCCTCCACTTCACGACGGACCATCCCGCGGCCGATCCTCGGCTCGCGAGGACGGTCATCAAGCGAGGCGTGCCCGCGCAGCTCAGCGGCCTCGCGCCGACGGTGCGGTGA
- a CDS encoding YbaB/EbfC family nucleoid-associated protein has product MQFRGGMTELMRQAARIQRKIDQTKEELKDKEVVFSSAGDKVKATATFGGKVARIEVDPEFLAAEGLDLTLDAVCAAVNGAIDVADKAMAAELEKATGGVKIPGLG; this is encoded by the coding sequence ATGCAGTTTCGCGGCGGAATGACCGAGCTTATGCGCCAGGCGGCGCGCATCCAGCGCAAGATCGACCAGACCAAGGAGGAGCTAAAAGACAAGGAGGTTGTCTTCTCCTCCGCGGGCGACAAGGTGAAGGCGACCGCCACCTTCGGGGGAAAGGTCGCGCGCATCGAGGTCGATCCGGAGTTCCTCGCGGCCGAGGGCCTCGACCTCACGCTCGACGCGGTGTGCGCCGCGGTGAACGGCGCGATCGACGTGGCCGACAAGGCCATGGCGGCCGAGCTCGAGAAGGCCACCGGCGGCGTGAAGATCCCCGGCCTCGGCTGA